The following are encoded in a window of Pseudoalteromonas sp. MM1 genomic DNA:
- a CDS encoding DUF2235 domain-containing protein, translated as MTGKTLIFNFDGTGGEPRDAEQFSSDHFKEDSSISNILKLHLLLGGKLNDSPTTPFTNQLSFYYQGIGTKGSRLKRILNQTLAPRGDDVASILNQAMSDFKTHYQMGDTLLLTGFSRGGALARRFAKILEPLISDNVYVCVFDTVASIGLSKVSKATRGAEHVIFENHTIANNISQALHCVALDEKRRAFEPTLMNHQNNITELWFAGAHSDIGGGYYRDGLADICLRYALEWLIEQPLNISLLTSHDIDYETLLPGSKLVDQDDVTVTPDPLALSHQQNYFWFNPFFKLVDRECYVLIDNEASNLEPHIHQSVATRINKLTSYRPESLKNLHYKIRYNDNSTLSFTGLSQHIALENQNMSVLHVSQSQDVMVFASEAHNNTGLMLVKGATYQFEPYPNQFWYDDGIKCSASGWHRDNVQLGVKEIPMALLEPFRRLPSAQWFSLVGAINNNDEYLFEIANGTTVTVAKSGEFSPFANDLSRFYGANAGKIKVKVTRIS; from the coding sequence ATGACGGGTAAAACGCTAATTTTTAATTTTGATGGTACTGGGGGCGAGCCTCGCGATGCAGAGCAATTTAGCTCAGACCATTTTAAAGAAGACAGTAGTATTTCTAATATTCTTAAGCTGCATTTATTATTAGGCGGCAAACTCAATGACTCCCCCACCACCCCATTTACAAACCAGCTTAGTTTTTATTATCAAGGTATTGGCACTAAAGGTAGCCGCTTAAAACGTATTTTAAACCAAACTTTAGCACCACGCGGTGACGATGTTGCCAGTATTTTAAATCAGGCCATGAGTGATTTTAAAACGCATTACCAAATGGGCGATACCCTTTTACTTACCGGTTTTAGCCGAGGCGGCGCACTTGCTAGGCGTTTTGCAAAAATCCTAGAGCCGTTAATTAGTGATAATGTTTACGTATGTGTATTTGATACCGTGGCCTCAATTGGTCTATCAAAAGTCAGTAAAGCAACGCGCGGTGCCGAGCATGTAATATTTGAAAACCACACCATTGCTAATAATATTTCGCAAGCGCTGCACTGTGTTGCGCTTGATGAAAAACGCCGTGCGTTTGAACCCACCTTAATGAACCATCAAAATAATATTACCGAACTTTGGTTTGCAGGGGCGCATTCCGACATTGGCGGCGGTTATTACCGCGATGGCCTAGCTGATATTTGCCTGCGCTATGCGCTTGAATGGTTGATTGAGCAACCACTTAATATATCGCTATTAACCAGCCACGATATTGACTACGAAACCTTATTGCCTGGTAGTAAATTAGTTGACCAAGATGATGTAACCGTAACGCCCGATCCTCTGGCTTTAAGCCATCAGCAAAATTACTTTTGGTTTAATCCCTTTTTTAAATTGGTAGATAGGGAGTGCTATGTACTTATTGATAACGAAGCCAGCAACTTAGAACCTCATATACATCAAAGCGTAGCTACACGAATTAATAAACTCACTAGTTATCGCCCAGAATCGCTTAAAAACCTGCATTATAAAATTAGGTATAACGATAACAGCACATTAAGCTTTACTGGTTTAAGCCAGCACATTGCCCTTGAAAACCAAAACATGAGCGTATTACACGTTTCGCAAAGCCAAGATGTGATGGTGTTTGCAAGCGAGGCACATAACAATACAGGGCTTATGTTAGTTAAAGGCGCAACCTATCAGTTTGAACCCTACCCCAATCAATTTTGGTATGACGACGGCATAAAATGTAGTGCAAGTGGCTGGCATCGCGATAATGTGCAACTAGGGGTTAAAGAAATCCCCATGGCATTACTTGAACCATTTAGGCGACTTCCAAGCGCTCAGTGGTTTTCTTTGGTTGGCGCAATTAACAATAACGACGAATATTTATTTGAAATAGCCAATGGCACTACAGTGACTGTTGCTAAATCAGGTGAATTTAGCCCCTTTGCCAATGATTTAAGCCGCTTTTACGGCGCCAATGCCGGAAAAATAAAAGTAAAAGTAACCCGCATAAGTTAA
- a CDS encoding cytochrome b yields MKLTKDTTSTLSKTTISLHWIVAILIIGLLGSGLYIENFKAFFLMSWHKSFGVILLAFALLRVTWRIMNGWPKHNVKHPNYEQVLAKIVHYVLIISMLLMPISGLIMSGFGGHGVEVFGLELIPHNPNPENPQKSLAFNQGLAELGKTIHGITANALLVALGLHIVGAIKHHIIDKDNTLTRMLGKN; encoded by the coding sequence ATGAAACTTACAAAAGATACAACAAGTACGTTAAGCAAAACCACCATAAGCCTGCATTGGATTGTGGCTATTCTAATTATTGGGTTATTAGGCTCAGGCTTGTATATAGAAAACTTTAAAGCGTTTTTTCTAATGAGCTGGCACAAATCATTTGGTGTAATATTACTTGCTTTTGCATTACTAAGAGTAACATGGCGTATTATGAATGGCTGGCCAAAGCACAACGTTAAACACCCAAATTATGAGCAAGTATTAGCTAAAATTGTGCATTACGTTCTTATAATAAGCATGTTACTTATGCCTATTTCGGGGCTAATTATGTCGGGCTTTGGTGGGCATGGTGTAGAGGTGTTTGGGCTAGAGCTTATACCGCACAACCCAAACCCAGAAAACCCACAAAAAAGCCTCGCTTTTAACCAAGGCTTAGCAGAGTTAGGTAAAACCATTCATGGCATAACAGCTAATGCGCTACTAGTTGCGCTAGGCTTGCACATTGTGGGCGCTATAAAACATCACATTATAGATAAAGACAACACACTTACGCGTATGCTTGGCAAAAATTAG
- a CDS encoding ethanolamine ammonia-lyase subunit EutB → MGHTYSYTLGTHTYKFKSLAQLMAKATPQRSGDRLAGVIAQSAQERAVAQMTLAEVPLKAFLNDVLIPYEQDEITRLIIDEHDANAFKLISHLTVGDFRNWLLSDFATPAVLANVGQAITPEMAAAVSKIMRNQDLILVAKKCHVKSAFRNTIGLPGHLSTRLQPNHPTDDINGIAACMLDGLLYGNGDAVIGINPATDNVAQAIKLMTLMDDVIQKYEIPTQSCVLTHVTNTIECIEAGAPVDLVFQSIGGTEATNSSFGFNLNTLAEAQDAAQSLKRGTVGNNVMYFETGQGSSLSANAHHELDQQTCEARAYAVARKFNPLLVNTVVGFIGPEYLFDGKEITRAGLEDHFCAKLLGIPMGCDVCYTNHAEADQNDMDNLLTLLGVAGCSFVMGIPGSDDIMLNYQTTSFHDALYVRRVLGSRPAPEFEAWLSKMKIMENTAETILSNTLPTAFAKPLKAVQGGM, encoded by the coding sequence ATGGGGCATACGTACAGTTATACGTTAGGAACACATACTTATAAATTCAAGAGTTTAGCGCAGTTAATGGCTAAAGCTACGCCGCAGCGCTCGGGTGATAGATTAGCCGGAGTGATTGCACAATCGGCGCAAGAACGTGCTGTAGCACAAATGACATTAGCAGAAGTACCACTAAAAGCATTTTTAAATGATGTACTTATTCCCTACGAACAAGACGAAATTACACGCCTTATTATTGATGAGCACGATGCAAACGCTTTTAAGCTTATATCGCACTTAACCGTGGGAGATTTTAGAAACTGGTTATTAAGTGATTTTGCAACGCCTGCGGTTCTTGCAAATGTTGGGCAGGCCATTACCCCTGAAATGGCCGCTGCGGTGAGCAAAATAATGCGTAATCAGGATCTTATTTTAGTTGCTAAAAAGTGCCACGTTAAAAGCGCGTTTAGAAACACCATAGGGCTGCCTGGGCATTTATCTACCCGCTTGCAACCTAACCATCCAACTGATGACATAAATGGTATAGCCGCCTGTATGCTCGATGGCCTTTTATACGGCAATGGCGATGCGGTTATAGGAATTAACCCTGCCACCGACAACGTAGCGCAAGCCATTAAATTAATGACGCTGATGGATGATGTAATTCAAAAATACGAAATTCCAACACAAAGCTGTGTACTTACCCATGTAACCAACACTATAGAATGTATAGAAGCAGGCGCGCCGGTTGATTTGGTTTTTCAGTCTATTGGCGGTACAGAGGCCACTAATTCAAGCTTTGGCTTTAATTTAAATACGCTAGCTGAGGCGCAAGATGCTGCGCAGAGCTTAAAACGTGGCACGGTTGGAAATAATGTTATGTATTTTGAAACAGGGCAAGGCAGCTCGCTTTCGGCTAATGCACATCATGAGCTTGACCAACAAACCTGTGAGGCGCGTGCCTATGCTGTAGCGCGTAAGTTTAACCCTTTATTAGTTAATACCGTTGTAGGGTTTATTGGCCCTGAGTATTTATTTGATGGTAAAGAAATTACCCGCGCAGGGCTTGAAGATCACTTTTGCGCCAAGCTCTTGGGCATACCTATGGGGTGTGATGTGTGTTACACCAACCACGCCGAAGCTGACCAAAACGATATGGATAACTTACTTACGTTACTAGGTGTGGCGGGTTGCTCATTTGTAATGGGTATCCCGGGCTCGGACGATATTATGCTTAATTACCAAACGACCTCATTTCATGATGCGCTCTATGTGCGCCGGGTTTTAGGCTCGCGCCCAGCTCCCGAGTTTGAAGCGTGGCTTAGCAAAATGAAAATTATGGAAAATACCGCAGAAACTATTTTATCAAATACCTTACCAACTGCCTTTGCTAAGCCATTAAAAGCAGTACAAGGAGGGATGTAA
- the eat gene encoding ethanolamine permease produces the protein MSNNNKEYLAQRQLKSGTAGWLLLAGLGVSYVISGDFAGWNFGIAEAGWGGFAIAAVLMAIMYLTLVLSLSEMSAAIPAAGGGYSFARQAMGPAGGYLTGLAVLIEYALAPAAIVIFIGSAVEALTGFNGPWVYALFYLTFVGIHLAGVGEALKVMMVISGLAVLAIIATAVALIANFDATNLFDVAVTNSAGANEFLPLGWYGVWAALPFAMWLFLAVEGVPLAAEEAKNPAKDVPKGIIGAMLFLLFTALLVVVLVPAAGGANAMGASAVPLVDALNATGNTSLATVVNILGLAGLVASFFSIIYGYSRLVFALSRAGYLPRSLSITTERKVPARALIVPAIFGFIASLSGEGDLMLAMAVVGATVSYALMALSHIMLRIKQPNLARPYKTPGGVVTSGIALVLSLIALTGVYAFDPRAFLYTVVLFVIGAAYYFGYSAKHLVAKSADEEFAMLADAEADLAASN, from the coding sequence ATGTCTAATAACAATAAAGAGTATCTTGCACAAAGGCAGTTAAAAAGTGGCACTGCGGGGTGGTTATTGCTTGCAGGGCTAGGGGTGTCGTATGTAATTTCGGGCGACTTTGCAGGCTGGAACTTTGGCATAGCCGAAGCCGGCTGGGGCGGCTTTGCAATTGCTGCCGTGTTAATGGCAATAATGTATTTAACGTTGGTGCTATCGCTTTCTGAAATGTCGGCTGCTATTCCAGCAGCCGGTGGCGGTTATAGTTTTGCGCGTCAAGCAATGGGACCGGCAGGCGGTTATTTAACCGGCCTTGCGGTATTAATTGAATATGCATTAGCTCCTGCGGCTATTGTTATATTTATTGGCTCGGCGGTTGAGGCATTAACGGGTTTTAATGGCCCGTGGGTATATGCATTGTTTTATTTAACGTTTGTAGGTATTCACTTAGCGGGTGTGGGTGAGGCCTTAAAAGTGATGATGGTGATAAGTGGCTTAGCAGTATTGGCTATTATTGCCACCGCCGTGGCGTTAATTGCTAATTTTGACGCGACTAATTTATTTGATGTTGCGGTAACTAATTCCGCAGGTGCAAATGAATTTTTACCACTTGGTTGGTATGGTGTATGGGCTGCATTGCCTTTTGCTATGTGGTTATTTTTAGCCGTAGAAGGCGTGCCGCTTGCAGCAGAAGAAGCTAAAAATCCGGCTAAAGATGTACCTAAAGGCATTATTGGCGCTATGTTATTTTTGTTATTTACCGCTTTACTTGTTGTGGTATTAGTTCCCGCTGCTGGTGGTGCAAACGCAATGGGCGCAAGTGCAGTGCCTTTAGTTGATGCGCTTAACGCCACGGGCAATACAAGCTTAGCCACTGTGGTAAATATTTTAGGCTTAGCGGGATTGGTCGCGTCGTTTTTCTCGATTATTTATGGTTATAGCCGTTTAGTGTTTGCGCTTTCGCGTGCGGGCTATTTACCGCGTTCGTTATCAATTACTACAGAGCGCAAAGTACCAGCGCGTGCGTTAATTGTACCCGCTATTTTTGGGTTTATTGCCTCACTGAGTGGCGAGGGCGATTTAATGCTAGCCATGGCGGTGGTAGGTGCAACGGTATCGTATGCGTTAATGGCGCTGAGCCATATTATGTTACGTATTAAGCAGCCTAATTTAGCTCGCCCTTATAAAACGCCAGGTGGCGTGGTTACATCGGGTATTGCGTTAGTATTATCGCTTATTGCATTAACGGGTGTGTATGCGTTTGACCCTCGTGCATTTTTATACACAGTAGTGCTATTTGTGATTGGTGCGGCATATTACTTTGGCTACAGTGCTAAGCATTTAGTCGCTAAAAGTGCAGATGAAGAGTTTGCCATGCTTGCCGATGCTGAAGCGGACTTAGCCGCTTCAAATTAA
- the eutC gene encoding ethanolamine ammonia-lyase subunit EutC — protein MKAVKSINTQSSSAHDNGKVVENPWSDLRRFTDARIGLGRAGISLPTAEMLAFQLSHAQARDAVNFPLDINEMIKALSGIDALSKGEKPLNVHSEAVDRVTYLQRPDLGRKLNQAGRTTLLNTMQSKQSRAQAQYDLAIVIVDGLSSLAVQKNAAPFISELLNQLHSNSMPYKLAPVTLVEQGRVAIGDDIGELLNTQVVMVLIGERPGLSSPDSLGLYLTWAPKTGLNDACRNCISNIRPAGLSYFEAARRAVYLLQEAKKLGLTGVNLKDRTQDDVIEHQVQTTNFLIAE, from the coding sequence ATGAAAGCGGTTAAAAGCATAAACACACAAAGCAGCAGCGCTCACGATAACGGCAAAGTGGTTGAAAACCCATGGAGCGATTTACGCCGCTTTACCGATGCCCGAATTGGCCTTGGCCGAGCGGGTATAAGCTTACCTACAGCCGAAATGTTAGCGTTTCAGTTATCGCATGCTCAGGCGCGCGATGCGGTTAACTTTCCGTTAGATATTAACGAAATGATAAAAGCGCTCAGTGGTATTGATGCGCTTAGCAAGGGTGAAAAACCACTAAATGTACACAGTGAGGCTGTTGATCGGGTTACTTATTTACAGCGCCCCGATTTAGGCCGAAAGCTAAACCAAGCAGGGCGTACAACGCTTTTAAACACAATGCAAAGTAAGCAAAGCAGAGCGCAAGCGCAATACGATTTAGCCATTGTGATAGTCGATGGGCTTTCATCGTTGGCGGTACAAAAAAATGCTGCGCCGTTTATTAGCGAGCTGCTTAACCAACTACATAGCAATTCAATGCCTTATAAATTAGCGCCTGTGACCCTTGTAGAGCAAGGCCGCGTAGCGATTGGTGATGACATTGGCGAGCTGCTAAATACGCAAGTAGTAATGGTACTCATTGGTGAGCGCCCAGGGCTTAGCTCTCCCGACAGCCTTGGTCTTTATTTAACATGGGCGCCAAAAACGGGGCTTAACGATGCCTGTCGTAATTGTATCTCTAATATTCGCCCAGCAGGGCTTAGTTACTTTGAAGCGGCGCGCAGAGCTGTGTATTTACTACAAGAGGCTAAAAAGCTTGGGCTTACAGGGGTTAATTTAAAAGACAGAACACAGGACGATGTAATAGAGCATCAGGTTCAAACAACTAATTTTTTAATCGCAGAATAA
- a CDS encoding helix-turn-helix domain-containing protein has protein sequence MAQQGSNNAPQKSKVYTHDIDEQAHNLTQWQQKYDQVSDGRFYGYIEGVNYSNIHAFKEYTERSLRQQCNIAPNSIWLGIPSQSQQSKINGLDVADNQFMCRTSNSDFELITPERFDIYGLVVNWHSIEYMAQLQGVTIKNLSSAQSARLSVSDSSLQTARQIINSMVVNKGFGLRPESQQDMLSMLALHLLQADNPQQNIAPSYKHRKAVVDKVKEYVAANPQKTITITELCELTFVSRRTLQYSFESILGINPLRFLRLTRLNNVRRELKVVGQTKPISTIAANWGFWHAGQFTKDYTQLFGENPSQTIANNLKEGDLDY, from the coding sequence ATGGCGCAGCAAGGCAGCAATAATGCACCACAAAAGAGCAAGGTATATACTCACGATATTGACGAGCAAGCTCACAACCTAACTCAATGGCAGCAAAAGTATGACCAGGTAAGCGATGGACGCTTTTATGGCTATATAGAAGGTGTTAATTACAGTAATATTCATGCTTTTAAAGAGTACACCGAGCGCTCACTTCGCCAGCAATGCAATATAGCGCCTAACTCTATTTGGCTTGGGATACCGAGTCAGTCGCAGCAAAGTAAAATTAATGGCCTTGATGTAGCGGATAATCAATTTATGTGCCGTACCAGCAACAGCGACTTTGAACTAATTACCCCTGAACGATTTGATATTTACGGTTTGGTTGTTAATTGGCATTCAATTGAGTACATGGCGCAGTTACAGGGCGTAACAATCAAAAACCTGTCATCTGCACAGTCTGCTCGTTTGTCGGTAAGTGACTCATCGCTGCAAACGGCAAGGCAAATTATTAACAGTATGGTTGTAAATAAAGGTTTTGGGCTTAGGCCTGAGTCTCAGCAAGATATGCTTAGTATGCTAGCACTACATTTATTGCAAGCCGATAACCCGCAGCAAAACATAGCCCCAAGTTACAAACACCGTAAAGCAGTGGTCGATAAAGTAAAAGAGTACGTCGCAGCCAACCCACAAAAAACAATTACTATAACTGAGCTTTGCGAGCTTACTTTTGTTAGTAGGCGTACGTTGCAATACAGTTTCGAAAGCATTTTAGGCATTAACCCGCTTAGGTTTTTACGTTTAACCCGTTTAAATAACGTAAGGCGGGAGCTTAAAGTGGTTGGTCAAACTAAGCCAATTTCAACTATAGCTGCCAACTGGGGGTTTTGGCATGCAGGGCAATTTACTAAAGATTACACGCAGTTATTTGGCGAAAACCCCTCTCAAACCATTGCAAATAATTTAAAAGAAGGTGACTTAGATTATTAG
- a CDS encoding cupric reductase, whose protein sequence is MKKVLFGIVITTALAVYFFQTQPHSVAVEQAEQVKPTTTEASVVNKKQPKEDSPLQVVNKLKKQISLCRDQSQQQSNKVQTLNQSLVSFFESELKKGTSVPALLKYSKLSKLNQRTYIALLKDAIVAEQEQQFNITHSLNELANWQGIEAIGGFTNDKVKDMIQQLGDNKHSPPGLTLSVPLDENVQKETLYALLNNTDTFTTYSKTFIKLEGSEVISPATLFVLNANKFTPKEFEQAISSNQFTVNEVATAIKNDIPNEYIIALLQQVPVLDAMPLYEKNTVLYNLADIAVSKFNLPLVKALQTKGVTPTNEPGLFTGLDVAIVNLPKSGNLTLAPLDTKHTQLLDYLKKRGYKAHSGNANEDLNSKGVFFVNDFIYQQGAYINKQDNPAQYAYFSQVGRISDAELPKVKTSDDSDIATFLIDIEQQKNELQARSNNCNDLHKELEAAEQLVGIRQAYNQVWNANEEHGDQSAAVLHTIDPVLVNYWFTSLNNKYSYDRSQSAFSELLSKEKYQKAYEYSLSTVLTQAETDTLFSLLLLKPDDLITLWQSRVEPKPPSDLLRLSSLPLSQWQKLKQAGFDFSITDIHGRDVYTQAASSSVEAVQFLIDNKIPTVPSKLGVDILDLALEQSYTKGELSPMIPLALQLVEKFEPNHLARVARLKMFYPDVYQQIIQLNPALKPAQGTELNHYMFDNH, encoded by the coding sequence ATGAAGAAAGTACTTTTTGGAATTGTAATAACCACTGCTTTGGCTGTTTATTTTTTTCAAACTCAACCGCACTCTGTAGCTGTAGAGCAAGCAGAACAAGTGAAACCAACCACCACTGAGGCCAGTGTAGTTAATAAGAAGCAGCCAAAGGAGGACTCACCGCTACAGGTAGTTAATAAACTAAAAAAACAGATTAGCCTGTGTAGAGATCAGTCACAACAACAAAGCAATAAAGTACAAACATTGAATCAGTCGCTTGTTTCATTTTTTGAAAGTGAGCTTAAAAAAGGGACGTCGGTACCCGCGCTTTTAAAGTATTCAAAGTTATCAAAACTTAATCAGCGTACTTACATTGCTCTTTTAAAAGATGCCATTGTTGCTGAGCAAGAGCAGCAGTTTAATATTACTCACTCTTTAAACGAGTTAGCTAATTGGCAAGGTATTGAGGCCATTGGGGGCTTCACCAATGATAAAGTAAAAGACATGATTCAACAGCTTGGAGATAATAAGCATAGCCCTCCAGGACTTACTCTGAGTGTACCCCTTGATGAAAATGTACAAAAAGAAACCCTTTATGCTTTATTAAACAACACAGATACATTTACCACTTACTCTAAAACGTTTATTAAACTTGAAGGCAGTGAGGTTATTTCCCCAGCAACATTGTTTGTGCTTAATGCAAATAAATTTACGCCAAAAGAGTTTGAGCAGGCAATTTCATCTAACCAATTTACAGTGAATGAAGTGGCTACCGCTATAAAAAACGATATTCCAAATGAGTATATTATTGCGCTTTTACAGCAAGTTCCCGTGCTAGATGCCATGCCGTTATACGAAAAAAACACTGTTTTATATAACTTAGCCGATATTGCGGTCAGTAAATTTAATTTACCTCTTGTAAAAGCACTGCAAACAAAAGGCGTTACGCCAACCAATGAGCCTGGTTTATTTACAGGGTTAGACGTGGCTATTGTAAACCTGCCTAAAAGCGGTAACTTAACCCTAGCCCCATTAGACACTAAGCACACCCAGCTTTTGGACTATCTTAAAAAGCGTGGTTACAAAGCACATAGCGGCAATGCGAATGAAGACCTAAATAGCAAAGGGGTATTTTTTGTAAATGACTTTATTTACCAGCAAGGGGCCTATATTAATAAGCAGGACAACCCAGCGCAATACGCTTATTTTAGCCAGGTAGGGAGAATAAGTGACGCAGAATTACCTAAAGTAAAAACTAGTGATGACTCAGACATAGCTACATTTTTAATAGATATAGAACAACAAAAAAATGAGCTACAAGCGCGTAGTAACAATTGTAATGATCTACATAAAGAGTTAGAAGCCGCCGAACAGTTAGTTGGAATAAGGCAAGCTTATAACCAAGTATGGAATGCAAATGAAGAGCACGGTGATCAAAGCGCAGCTGTTTTGCACACAATAGACCCAGTGTTAGTTAACTACTGGTTTACTTCACTAAACAATAAGTATTCATACGATAGAAGCCAAAGCGCATTTAGCGAATTATTATCTAAAGAGAAATACCAAAAAGCGTATGAGTACAGCCTCAGTACAGTATTAACTCAAGCCGAAACGGATACGCTTTTTTCTTTATTACTGTTAAAGCCTGATGATTTAATAACTCTTTGGCAAAGCCGAGTTGAACCTAAGCCACCGAGTGATTTACTACGATTGAGCAGTCTTCCACTTAGCCAATGGCAAAAACTAAAACAAGCTGGTTTTGATTTTTCGATTACCGATATACATGGGCGAGACGTTTATACACAAGCTGCATCGTCTTCTGTCGAGGCAGTGCAATTTTTAATTGATAATAAAATACCGACTGTTCCCAGTAAGCTTGGTGTAGATATACTCGACTTAGCACTAGAGCAAAGTTATACAAAAGGTGAGTTAAGCCCAATGATTCCTTTAGCTTTACAGCTTGTGGAAAAATTTGAGCCAAACCACTTAGCCCGCGTTGCCAGATTAAAAATGTTTTACCCTGATGTTTATCAACAGATAATTCAGCTAAACCCAGCGCTTAAGCCTGCCCAAGGCACAGAGCTAAATCATTATATGTTTGATAATCACTAA
- a CDS encoding NAD(P)/FAD-dependent oxidoreductase, which yields MNITKPKIVVIGGGAGGLELATQLGHKLGKKKQAEILLIDKNRTHIWKPLLHEVATGSIDPDLDGVVYSAHAAKHHYNFQLGTFCDIDQSNKTITLAPHLDELGHTILPKRSVRYDHLVIAIGSVSNDFNTPGIKDHCYFLDSNQQAERFQHSLLDSFTRLHQDDNQQQSLNIAIVGGGATGVELSAELYHVSELLKLYGLTNMSSKRLHIHLIEAGPRILPALPERIADSAKRELLKLGVNVREQTLVKEATEQGFITKDEEHIDADIMVWAAGVKAPDFIKDLGIFELTRSNQIQVNEFLQSTVDESIFVLGDCCAFTQEDGKLVPPRAQSAHQMALCVEKNLIATLKQQPLCGFKYSDHGSLVNLSRYSTVGNLMGNLTSNTFFIEGKIARFMYISLYRMHQRAIHGSAKTFALWISEKVLRVVRPKMKLH from the coding sequence ATGAATATAACTAAACCTAAAATCGTCGTTATTGGCGGTGGCGCAGGCGGACTAGAGCTAGCAACACAATTAGGGCATAAACTAGGGAAGAAAAAACAAGCAGAAATTCTTTTAATTGATAAAAACCGCACCCACATATGGAAGCCGTTACTACACGAAGTAGCGACCGGCTCTATTGACCCCGATTTAGATGGCGTTGTGTATTCAGCTCACGCTGCAAAGCATCATTATAATTTTCAGCTTGGTACATTTTGCGACATAGACCAAAGCAATAAAACCATCACCCTCGCGCCGCATCTTGATGAATTAGGCCACACTATTTTGCCAAAGCGTAGCGTACGCTACGACCACCTTGTTATTGCTATTGGCAGTGTAAGTAACGACTTTAATACCCCAGGCATAAAAGATCATTGCTACTTTTTAGACTCAAACCAGCAAGCTGAGCGTTTTCAACATTCATTACTCGACAGCTTTACTCGCCTGCACCAAGACGACAACCAACAGCAATCATTAAATATTGCCATTGTGGGCGGCGGCGCAACCGGCGTTGAACTCTCGGCAGAGCTTTACCATGTATCTGAATTACTTAAGCTTTACGGCCTTACAAATATGTCGTCTAAGCGTTTACATATTCATTTAATAGAAGCAGGGCCACGTATTTTGCCCGCTCTACCCGAGCGCATAGCCGATAGCGCAAAACGCGAGTTATTAAAACTTGGCGTAAATGTACGAGAGCAAACTTTGGTAAAAGAAGCCACCGAGCAAGGGTTTATAACAAAAGACGAAGAACACATAGACGCCGATATAATGGTATGGGCTGCCGGTGTAAAAGCACCAGACTTTATTAAAGATTTAGGTATTTTTGAGCTTACCCGTAGCAACCAAATTCAAGTAAACGAGTTTTTACAAAGCACCGTAGATGAAAGCATTTTTGTACTTGGCGATTGCTGCGCCTTTACCCAAGAAGACGGAAAGCTCGTTCCACCGCGCGCGCAATCGGCGCATCAAATGGCGCTATGTGTAGAAAAAAACCTCATTGCCACGTTAAAACAACAGCCATTGTGCGGCTTTAAATATAGCGACCATGGCTCACTGGTAAACTTATCGCGCTACAGCACCGTAGGTAATTTAATGGGTAATTTAACCAGCAACACCTTTTTTATAGAAGGTAAAATTGCTCGTTTTATGTATATATCGCTGTATCGCATGCACCAGCGCGCCATACACGGCAGCGCAAAAACGTTTGCGTTATGGATAAGCGAAAAAGTACTGCGCGTAGTACGCCCTAAAATGAAACTGCACTAG
- a CDS encoding YkgJ family cysteine cluster protein, whose product MPHIVIPVENISTTPEPVTCANCQACCCQLEVRIVTDTGVPFQYIDYDKWGSEVMKRGDDGWCQALDRNTLMCTIYENRPLTCREFEMASNECITEREIAGI is encoded by the coding sequence ATGCCTCATATTGTTATTCCCGTTGAAAATATCTCTACTACCCCAGAGCCTGTAACCTGTGCTAATTGCCAAGCCTGTTGCTGCCAATTAGAAGTACGCATAGTGACCGACACCGGCGTGCCTTTTCAGTACATTGATTACGATAAGTGGGGCAGCGAAGTAATGAAACGTGGTGACGATGGCTGGTGCCAAGCACTCGACCGTAATACCCTAATGTGTACCATTTACGAAAACCGCCCACTTACGTGCCGCGAGTTCGAAATGGCCTCAAACGAGTGTATTACTGAGCGCGAAATAGCGGGTATTTAA